One genomic region from Magallana gigas chromosome 3, xbMagGiga1.1, whole genome shotgun sequence encodes:
- the LOC105331370 gene encoding uncharacterized protein — translation MVYIALLERLNKVHFTLSHETKRNLLKDFAEFSDFRIIEKVSEGKDGKINGDNLDIYVTTNDIRMDNKNRDYHFFASDFVFDRIKTENLDNTKSLKDIGNITWKDFVPTSDEDLVYKKSLQILLGRIISMYASKFEWMKSVLPQHIEHVQDDAMSQKSEVCWMPVLMKNETCYSDCIQIMKSYEKQILQWYTKGGRANDLDKLKIPVGGDQLTRVRLQGAKACQDGALTAADRLEHMEPIIVEMFHTLQDLLEKMYKRFYKTSSGRDKGTLYNLKLIIERSNVNGNVKSRFEAHEDFVLTVGNAYLLSFIMNKFGMETLDAEPQHPLLKNRNIKFMHNKYKEEVFHTIMGEIVEDLICTFPKLEPKVSLNVEIFNSQFTVNSTVGEGKMLKFELVINNQKVLFNVSLEDAQEGVNIELNMLNRRIPVRISINEKDRDDLQSYVFQFLQWYFVILTFKDAIKEGDSDRTNITLKFCIPIFFSHSILSKYLEECVDYILKTEVLLTEKLAMKVRYGSFVNLTGHKGENKAADLQKENEVLVLKELIRGLGSNKTEKAIDTITKAAPVIQDIVDNFDKMSNISHRNTHHRKRSSEGDIKCILKVIVPLKIWNYTEGRTLESFKKIKKSPFDFERCQFKEAINRKIQRLKRGISVPESSDEESDQE, via the exons ATGGTCTATATAGCT CTTTTAGAAAGACTTAATAAGGTACACTTTACCTTATCACATGAGACAAAGAGGAATTTATTAAAAGACTTTGCAGAATTCTCTGATTTTCGAATCATAGAGAAGGTTTCTGAAGGAAAAGATGGAAAAATCAATGGTGATAATCTTGATATCTACGTCACTACAAATGATATCCGAATGGATAATAAAAATAGGGATTATCACTTTTTTGCATCAGATTTTGTCTTTGACCGGATTAAAACAGAGAATTTGGATAACacaaaaagtttgaaagatATTGGAAACATCACTTGGAAAGACTTTGTTCCAACTTCTGATGAAGACCTTGTATATAAGAAGTCATTACAAATTTTACTTGGCAGAATCATAAGTATGTAtgcatcaaaatttgaatggatGAAGTCTGTTCTTCCACAGCATATTGAACATGTTCAAGATGATGCTATGTCTCAAAAGTCTGAAGTCTGTTGGATGCCAGTTCTAATGAAGAATGAGACATGTTACTCTGATTGCATTCAGATTATGAAGTcctatgaaaaacaaattttgcagtGGTATACAAAAGGTGGAAGAG CTAATGACTTGGACAAACTGAAGATCCCAGTTGGAGGTGACCAACTGACCAGAGTCAGGTTGCAGGGAGCAAAAGCATGTCAAGATGGTGCACTGACAGCTGCAGATAGATTGGAGCATATGGAACCAATTATTGTGGAAATGTTTCATACATTACAAGATCTGTTGGAG AAAATGTACAAGAGGTTTTACAAGACCAGCAGTGGCAGGGACAAAGGAACATTGTATAACTTGAAACTCATCattgagagaagcaatgtcaaTGGAAATGTCAAGAGTCGATTTGAG GCTCACGAAGATTTTGTTCTGACAGTTGGAAATGCCTACCTCTTATCATTTATCATGAACAAATTTGGTATGGAGACATTGGATGCAGAACCTCAACATCCCCTTCTGAAGAATAGAAATATTAAGTTCATGCACAACAAGTATAAGGAGGAAGTTTTCCACACTATCATGGGTGAAATAGTTGAGGACCTCATCTGTACATTTCCAAAACTG GAGCCCAAGGTATCACTGAATGTAGAAATCTTCAATTCACAATTTACCGTGAATAGTACTGTTGGAGAAGGGAAAATGCTCAAGTTTGAGTTAGTCATTAACAATCAAAAGGTTCTTTTCAATGTTTCCTTGGAGGATGCACAGGAAGGAGTTAATATTGAATTAAACATGTTGAATCGAAGGATTCCAGTCAGGATTTCGATCAATGAAAAGGACAGAGATGATTTACAAAGTtatgtttttcaatttcttcaATGGTACTTTGTTATTTTGACATTTAAGGATGCAATCAAGGAGGGAGACTCAGATAGaacaaatataacattaaagTTTTGCATCCCCATATTTTTCAGCCACTCAATCTTATCAAAGTATCTTGAAGAGTGTGTTGACTATATCCTAAAAACTGAAGTTCTGCTCACAGAAAAACTAGCTATGAAAGTCAGGTATGGCTCGTTTGTGAATTTGACTGGTCATAAAGGAGAAAACAAGGCTGCAGATCTTCAAAAAGAGAACGAAGTTCTTGTCCTTAAAGAACTGATACGTGGACTGGGGTCCAACAAAACTGAAAAAGCCATTGACACCATCACAAAAGCAGCACCTGTTATCCAGGATATTGTTGATAACTTTGATAAAATGTCCAATATTTCCCACAGAAATACACATCACAGAAAACGCTCATCAGAAGGAGATATTAAGTGTATTCTAAAAGTTATTGTTCCGTTAAAGATCTGGAATTACACAGAAGGGCGGACACTagaaagttttaagaaaattaagaaaTCTCCGTTTGATTTTGAAAGATGCCAGTTTAAGGAAGCGATAAACAGAAAAATTCAAAGACTTAAGCGAGGAATATCTGTTCCAGAAAGCAGTGATGAGGAATCGGACCAAGAGTAG